A single window of Planctomycetia bacterium DNA harbors:
- a CDS encoding flagellin, which produces MNRIASRVSGTELTAIQNVNAAFAQIAEAGLQLSTLKRINRASDDPAGLIAAEQLRSELESLEAASRSSTRATAAVSLADAGLSQITGLLNTVQDRVLEAAGGNLSEAELAANQLEIDAALEAVDRIGAYTGLSDGGEISFAPTGDVNDVAGIALPAVSRAALGSDEVKLQDLASGGSTSLARRRYAQAIGAVSSARDQVLSTRARLGAFERYTIDASRDFVDGLQVTLSESLSQIEDVDLAAATAKLVRGQVLGQAAIASLRTAGESRSLLKSLLADI; this is translated from the coding sequence GTGAATCGCATCGCGAGTCGTGTGAGCGGAACCGAACTTACCGCGATCCAGAACGTCAACGCCGCCTTCGCGCAGATCGCTGAAGCCGGCTTGCAACTATCGACGCTGAAGCGGATTAACCGCGCCAGCGACGATCCGGCCGGTTTGATCGCCGCCGAGCAGTTGCGCAGCGAGTTGGAATCTCTGGAAGCGGCCTCGCGAAGCAGCACCCGTGCGACGGCGGCCGTGAGCCTGGCCGATGCCGGACTCTCGCAAATCACAGGATTGTTGAACACCGTGCAGGACCGCGTCCTGGAAGCGGCTGGCGGCAACTTAAGCGAGGCCGAGTTGGCGGCGAATCAATTGGAAATCGATGCGGCGCTGGAAGCCGTGGATCGCATTGGCGCTTACACGGGGCTCAGCGACGGCGGCGAGATCAGTTTTGCTCCGACCGGCGACGTGAACGACGTTGCCGGTATCGCGCTGCCCGCGGTAAGCCGCGCTGCGCTCGGCAGTGACGAAGTCAAACTCCAAGACTTGGCGTCGGGAGGTTCGACCAGCTTGGCCCGTCGGCGCTATGCGCAAGCCATTGGCGCCGTCAGTTCCGCCCGCGATCAGGTGCTGTCGACACGGGCGCGATTGGGCGCTTTCGAGCGGTATACGATCGACGCATCGCGCGATTTCGTCGATGGATTGCAGGTCACGCTCAGTGAATCGCTGAGCCAGATCGAGGACGTCGATCTCGCGGCAGCGACAGCCAAGCTAGTTCGCGGGCAAGTCCTGGGGCAAGCCGCCATCGCCTCATTGCGCACAGCGGGCGAAAGCCGTTCGCTGTTGAAAAGTCTCTTGGCGGATATTTGA